One segment of Erigeron canadensis isolate Cc75 chromosome 2, C_canadensis_v1, whole genome shotgun sequence DNA contains the following:
- the LOC122590111 gene encoding amino acid transporter AVT1I-like — translation MEAKNQEDYCVTIPLLFGKGDVGGTNKVEKELYSNMGTTSFISTCFNCLNALSGVGILSISYALASGGWLSLILLFVIASSTFYTGLLIQRCMEIDPMITSYPDIGERAFGKTGRTIVSTTMNVELYLVATGFLILEGDNMCNLFPDMDFDIYGTRIGTKSVFVVLVAIIIFPTNWFNSMKLLSYVSASGVLASMIILGSIFWAGAVDGVGFQQKGQLINWNGLPSAISLYAFCYCAHPVFPTLYTSMRNQHQFPKVLLLSFVLCTATYSIMAITGYLMFGQELESQITLNLSTTNISSKLAICTALVTPIAKYALMLTPIVNSIEAKFQSSYNKRMHSFLIRTILMISTVVVALSLPFFGYLMSLVGALLSATTSITIPCLCYLKICGGCSKKRIGLEMMIVGFIALIGLIVAVVGTYVSLVDIITNL, via the exons ATGGAGGCCAAAAATCAGGAAGATTATTGTGTTACAATACCACTATTATTTGGCAAAGGAGATGTGGGGGGAACAAATAAGGTGGAGAAGGAGCTATACAGCAACATGGGCACTACTTCTTTCATCAGTACTTGTTTCAATTGTCTCAATGCTCTCTCAG GAGTAGGAATACTTTCAATTTCATATGCATTGGCATCAGGAGGGTGGTTGAGCTTGATACTACTCTTTGTGATTGCTAGCTCAACCTTCTACACGGGATTGTTAATCCAAAGATGTATGGAGATCGATCCAATGATAACTAGTTATCCCGATATTGGGGAACGTGCTTTTGGCAAAACGGGAAGAACTATAGTATCAACCACTATGAATGTAGAGCTCTACTTAGTCGCAACAGGTTTCCTGATCCTAGAAGGCGATAATATGTGCAACTTATTCCCAGATATGGACTTTGATATATATGGCACTCGTATTGGAACAAAAAGTGTATTTGTTGTCCTTGTTGCGATCATTATATTCCCCACAAACTGGTTTAACAGCATGAAACTCCTTTCATATGTGTCAGCCAGTGGAGTTTTAGCATCCATGATCATCCTAGGCTCGATCTTTTGGGCTGGTGCGGTTGACGGTGTTGGGTTTCAACAAAAGGGTCAGCTCATAAACTGGAATGGGCTTCCGTCGGCTATAAGCTTATATGCATTCTGCTATTGTGCTCATCCTGTTTTCCCTACCCTGTATACCTCCATGAGAAACCAACATCAGTTTCCAAAG GTCTTGCTCCTATCTTTTGTCTTATGTACGGCTACTTACTCAATTATGGCGATTACTGGCTACCTTATGTTTGGTCAAGAGTTAGAGTCACAGATCACACTAAACCTTTCAACAACCAATATAAGCTCAAAACTGGCCATATGCACCGCTCTCGTTACTCCAATAGCTAAATATGCACTAATGTTAACACCAATAGTTAATAGCATCGAAGCAAAGTTTCAATCTTCTTACAACAAACGGATGCATAGCTTTTTAATTAGAACGATATTGATGATAAGCACCGTAGTTGTAGCCCTGTCCCTCCCATTTTTCGGGTATCTAATGTCCCTCGTGGGAGCGCTTCTAAGTGCTACAACTTCAATAACGATACCGTGCTTGTGTTACTTGAAGATCTGCGGCGGTTGCAGCAAGAAGAGAATTGGGCTTGAGATGATGATTGTGGGGTTCATTGCGTTAATTGGCCTAATTGTTGCAGTTGTGGGTACCTATGTATCATTGGTAGATATAATAACCAACTTATGA